Proteins from one Cicer arietinum cultivar CDC Frontier isolate Library 1 chromosome 3, Cicar.CDCFrontier_v2.0, whole genome shotgun sequence genomic window:
- the LOC101491121 gene encoding uncharacterized protein, with amino-acid sequence MASTLSLLKLPILPTIKPRSKPLPFPSISSKLNVQTPQKLFDQNIINTTLKNTSLSLTAITFPFLLEPNHALAVGGEFGILEGRTFALIHPIVLGGFFFYTLYAGYLGWQWRRVRTTQNEINELKKQIKPVPVTPDGKQVESSPPSPLELKIQQLTEERKELIKGSYRDKHFNAGSILLGFGVFEAVGGGVNTWLRTGKLFPGPHLFAGAGITVLWALAAALVPPMQKGSETARNLHIALNTVNVLLFVWQIPTGLDIVLKVFEFTKWP; translated from the exons ATGGCCTCCACACTCAGTCTGCTAAAGCTTCCCATTCTTCCAACCATCAAACCACGCTCAAAACCTCTTCCCTTTCCATCCATATCTTCCAAATTGAATGTCCAAACTCcacaaaaattatttgatcAAAACATCATCAACACTACTCTCAAAAACACCTCTCTTTCTCTCACAGCAATCACATTTCCATTCTTATTAGAACCAAATCACGCACTTGCTGTTGGTGGAGAGTTTGGGATATTGGAAGGAAGAACATTTGCTCTCATTCACCCAATTGTTCTTGGTGGTTTCTTCTTCTATACACTTTATGCTGGTTATTTAGGTTGGCAATGGCGTCGAGTCAGAACTACTCAGAATGAGATTAATGAACTCAAGAAACAAATTAAACCTGTCCCAGTTACACCAGATGGTAAACAAGTTGAATCTTCACCACCATCTCCGCTCGAACTCAAAATTCAGCAACTTACTGAG GAGAGGAAAGAGCTTATCAAAGGTTCATATAGGGATAAACACTTCAATGCAGGATCCATACTTCTAGGATTTGGTGTGTTTGAGGCTGTTGGTGGAGGAGTGAACACATGGCTTAGGACAGGAAAGCTATTTCCCGGTCCACATCTATTTGCTGGAGCAG GTATTACCGTCTTATGGGCACTGGCAGCTGCCCTAGTACCACCAATGCAGAAAGGGAGTGAAACAGCCAGAAATCTCCACATTGCGTTGAATACGGTGAATGTTTTGCTCTTTGTGTGGCAGATTCCCACTGGACTGGATATTGTACTCAAAGTGTTTGAGTTCACAAAATGGCCTTGA
- the LOC101491651 gene encoding uncharacterized protein, with translation MANPPPVRPWFRLTSIRPAPAPAPAPAPAPAPAPEPRPTLILPTSRTASAPPSPHNQTQPSQPPTQEKKTENAANSSPPHRVIPNSSSSSSSSSSSMSSSPIQKATRTQPSSTSSPEKTTTTNSRVPIPTQSPKTINQTIRSPIHSAKAKSTSSPPSPLTLPPSHFKTEEEHSKIPMEAEPKAVLVQKNVDMPKPWHNGNGEFHRETQNHHNNSHHGKHITVKGKETAKERKVLDSEDSGMRVITIAGENRGAYMELVHSQKKNQPNHLHNKEKSISVKVDNGGESDISSAEEGKTNKKDKNNKGRTKSSFPMSAYMNSNVQCVNNSLLYHTSCSHHDPGVRLSLSKKPFGEGYYMKEYVDVHGHKA, from the coding sequence ATGGCTAACCCACCCCCGGTTCGTCCATGGTTCCGCTTAACCTCCATTCGCCCCGCACCTGCTCCTGCTCCTGCACCTGCACCTGCACCAGCTCCAGCTCCAGAGCCACGACCAACGTTGATTCTACCTACATCTAGGACTGCTTCAGCACCACCATCACCTCATAATCAGACTCAACCAAGTCAACCTCCAACTCaagaaaagaaaacagaaaatgcagCTAATTCATCTCCACCTCATAGAGTAATTCctaattcttcttcttcttcttcatcatcttcatcttcgaTGTCATCTTCTCCTATTCAAAAGGCAACACGTACACAACCATCAAGTACTTCTTCTCCGGAGAAAACTACTACCACTAATTCCCGTGTTCCGATTCCCACTCAATCTCCGAAAACAATTAACCAAACCATTCGTAGCCCAATTCATTCAGCTAAGGCCAAATCCACCTCTTCACCACCCTCTCCTCTCACACTCCCACCTTCCCACTTCAAAACTGAAGAAGAACATTCAAAGATACCAATGGAGGCGGAGCCAAAAGCAGTGCTAGTTCAGAAAAATGTCGACATGCCTAAGCCGTGGCACAATGGCAATGGTGAATTTCACAGAGAGACTCAAAATCATCACAACAATTCTCATCATGGAAAACACATTACTGTAAAAGGAAAAGAAACCGCCAAGGAGAGAAAGGTTTTAGATTCAGAGGACTCTGGCATGAGAGTGATAACAATTGCAGGGGAAAACAGAGGAGCTTATATGGAACTAGTTCATTCCCAAAAGAAAAACCAACCCAATCATCTTCACAATAAGGAAAAGTCAATTAGTGTCAAAGTTGATAATGGTGGTGAGTCAGATATTTCAAGTGCtgaggaaggaaaaacaaacaaGAAAGATAAGAATAACAAAGGGAGAACAAAATCTTCGTTTCCAATGTCTGCTTACATGAACAGCAATGTACAGTGTGTTAATAACTCTCTATTGTATCATACTTCTTGCTCTCACCATGATCCAGGCGTTCGTCTTTCTCTTTCAAAGAAGCCATTTGGTGAAGGCTACTATATGAAGGAATATGTTGATGTCCATGGCCACAAAGCTTGA
- the LOC101491962 gene encoding cytochrome b5-like — translation MASNSTKTFTFEDIAKHNNKQDCWIIVNGKVYDVTSFLDDHPGGDESLISSTGKDATVDFEDVGHSDSAVEMMHKYFIGYVDTSSSVPTQVNHTQQPPSTQPNNVVVGDQSSSSGGGGGFVAKTLQFLLPLLILVFAFALQHYSKNKQITGDS, via the exons ATGGCTTCAAATTCCACCAAAACTTTTACTTTTGAAGATATCGCCaaacacaacaacaaacaagATTGCTGGATTATTGTCAATGGAAAG GTTTATGATGTGACCTCTTTTTTGGATGATCATCCAGGAGGTGATGAATCTTTAATTTCATCAACAGGGAAGGATGCTACAGTTGATTTTGAAGATGTTGGTCACAGTGATTCTGCAGTAGAAATGATGCACAAATACTTTATTGGTTATGTTGACACCTCATCCTCTGTTCCAACCCAAGTTAACCACACTCAGCAGCCACCATCTACACAACCAAACAATGTTGTTGTTGGCGATCAATCATCATCAtcaggaggaggaggaggatttGTTGCAAAGACATTGCAGTTCCTCTTGCCATTGCTCATATTGGTCTTTGCATTTGCTCTCCAGCACTAtagcaaaaacaaacaaatcacCGGCGACTCGTAA